GAAAAAGAGTTGTATAACTTACAGTACCTATGTGCAGTGTTGCATAATACTTTCAAGGGTTCAGCCGGTATATTTAGCCTAGATATAGGCCTAAAGATGATCTATATCTTTAGCTTGCTTACCTGAGCTGGACTTGACTATATTCTTGATGCCTGAGTAGACCAGGGCCTGTTTGCTCCCCTGCTGTTTCTGCTCCATGTCTTCAGTGTACTGCTTCATGAGTGATACTTACATAGGAAACGGAACGCTGAGACATCATAAGAACCACAGTGCAAACAGTgacatacaatatagcaacttAGTCTATCCAGTATGTCAGGTGTATGAACACAGAGACAAATGATAATTCAATGAATCACCACAGTGCAAGCAGAACGCCAGGCATGTCTCTCACACAGGGACTACTTTATCTAAAATAAACAGAACAGCACATAAATCACACAAAGCTAGATATGTTTAGAAATTAGTAAGCACCAGTAACGTAATAAACCAGggttattcaactcttaccctacgaggtccggagcctgctggttttctgttctacctgataattaatcgtacccacctggtgtcccatgtCTAAATCAGTCCCCGATTAGAGGGAAACAATGAAAAaacacagtggaactggctttgaggtccagttGAGATTGAGTGTAATAAAGGATATAGAACAGAGTGTACCACAGAGACTTGAGCTGGGGGTCGTCCCCTCCGGCCAGCAAATGGTTCTTCCACACCTGGACCGTATCATGACCGTACCTGGACTGTGCCCTCTGCCTCATCTTAGTGGCTATGTCCTTCTCTACTGtaccctcccctcccacctcctcgGCACACTCATACAGGTGCCTGCCGCAGGCCCACATGAGCGAAGTGGTGGAGCTCCAGGCTAAAGAGATACGTTCGAACACTGTGAAGTCAGTCATGGCGCGGTTGGCAGCCGAAACCACCACCATGCGGTTCTGGGAAGTGGGGTGCCAGGCGAAGCTGCCAATGAGGCTGTTGCTGGGCTGCACGCTGCGCTCGATGATCGTGGGCTCTGTCTCGTCGCCGATGGGCGTGGGCGTGTGCTGCATGTCGTAAAGGCGGATTATGTTGCTGTCACGCGTCAGCGTGGCCAACAGGCCCATACGCGTGGGGCACCAGGCCACCTGGGAATGAAAGGAAAGTGAGTTGTACATCCTTACATCCAAAACATGTAGGCTATAGCTCAATTATGCATTATGCGATCACACAAAAAGTATACTTCTGATATGTGCAAGTCGATTGTACACTGGATGGCAGGGGACAAAAGAATTTCACAACAGACCAAAAAAAGCATACCAGTCAGTTACCTTGGTGAGCGGCTTGGGCTGCTCGGTGAGCGTGAGCACTGGCTTCTCAAACTTGCGCAGGTCCCAGATGGCCACCTGGCCCTCGAAGAAAGAGGCCACGCGGTCAGGGAAGTGGGGGTCCACTGTCACACCCTGTATGGCCTTGGTGTTGACGAAGGTCTTCTGGCTGGTGTTGCGCAGGTCAAAGATGGCCAGGTTGCGGTGCATGCCAGCCAGGAGCAGCTTCTGGTCACGGGGCAGCCAGCAGAGGGACAGGCAAGCATCGTTCTGGCCTAGCTCATACAGGGGCTTAGTCACCACTAGGCCAGAGTCTGTGTCTCCTGACGAGAGACGGATCTTTTCAGCGGCTACACTAGCCTCTGGGGAGAACTTACTGCTAATGTCCCATATGAGCACTGAGAAGTCTGCTCTGTGCTTGTCCAACCCGGCGGCTAGCCAGTTGCTGTCCACAGGGTTCCAGGCTAGGGTGTTGCATTGACGTGCATGCTTGGGCACAAACTCCTTCCCCATCAGCTCCTTGCACTTAGAGTTGTGGCTCTGGCCTAGGCTAGTGAGGACTACCCTGCCGTTCGCCTGTCCAACTGCTAGCAGACATTCAGGCTCGTGCTTTGGGTACCAGGCCACACATTTCATGTATGGGGTGTCAGAGTTGATCGCTAATAGGGTAGCGGCGGTCtccacagagagggggagagctccGGCTTTGGTCTCGCCGCTCCCCACAGGTCCGATGCGGTACAGTCCAAGCTCTGAGTCACAGATGACATAGCGGTCCGCGTGGTGGGGAGACCACAAAATGTCTGGCTTTGAGCCACTCATTGTTCAAATGGAAGAGCTGTCCTGGAGAATTCTCTTGCGGTTTACAACTTGGTATACTGGGGGAAAACAGCATTTACAGTACAGCTGAAAGTTACCAACTGACAGCTAGCAAGTAGTCTATTAGTGACAAATGAATGTGTTCAGTCCTACTTTATATAAACGAATATGTTGAGCATACTTTCTATAAACTCAGCTGAAGATATTGTACAAATGTTGTCACAATGTAGTCAGCTACCATTATGTGCAGCACGGGAGCAACATATTAGGTCGCTAACTGCTAGCTAGTGACATGTGACAAGTGGCACAGCTAACATTTAGTTAGCAATCCCAAGGCGTAAAATAACGATAGCCCTAAATTGCAAGATGTTAATGCAACATTGTATCTAGCTAGATAGTTAATTAAACAAAATGTGGATATAGGATACTTTGTAGCAGATTTGTTTTCAAAAAAAATGAAAGTCTGCTAACTTAGCtagttacagtagttagttaACTTTATCTGGCAAGCTAGCTACAATTTTGTTGACATCGCAAGATTAGCTTCCCGAAGTACCAGTGTCAAGAAAACAGATCAACCGCAAATAAACATTAGTAAATTGTGTTTCTAAtaataaagatttaaaaaatattgAAAGAAACTTACACATTTCTACAGACATGTCAACATGAACAAAACTGGGtgtccactagttaccacagccacaaagtcaaaattgcctATATCGTAAAATGTCATGAAAACATTTGCTTGTtgatcttaatttaaggttagggttaggcataaaggtagcagtgtggttaggtttaaactcacattttaagaagataaattgtagaaataggcggccTTTATAGTTTTGTGGATGTGGTAACTAGTGGCGACCACAACCCTAAGCCGTGCTTGTTTTCATGTTACACCAAAATATTTCCCCGGAAAAAGCAGATTGCTATTCGAAAGGTCCGGTTACGCACAAACACGTTCGAATTTTGGGGAAGACGGCACTGTCAATTCCTAAAGGTGGCGCTACAACCAAAGATGTATGATATTGGGATACTACTACATTTATATTATACTGTAATAGTAGATATGCATGTTTAATAGGCTTTTACATCTGTTAGGTGATCAAGTCccgtgtttgcaacgccagggttgtgggttcgattccc
The sequence above is drawn from the Salmo salar chromosome ssa05, Ssal_v3.1, whole genome shotgun sequence genome and encodes:
- the LOC106605261 gene encoding GATOR complex protein MIOS isoform X2 translates to MSGSKPDILWSPHHADRYVICDSELGLYRIGPVGSGETKAGALPLSVETAATLLAINSDTPYMKCVAWYPKHEPECLLAVGQANGRVVLTSLGQSHNSKCKELMGKEFVPKHARQCNTLAWNPVDSNWLAAGLDKHRADFSVLIWDISSKFSPEASVAAEKIRLSSGDTDSGLVVTKPLYELGQNDACLSLCWLPRDQKLLLAGMHRNLAIFDLRNTSQKTFVNTKAIQGVTVDPHFPDRVASFFEGQVAIWDLRKFEKPVLTLTEQPKPLTKVAWCPTRMGLLATLTRDSNIIRLYDMQHTPTPIGDETEPTIIERSVQPSNSLIGSFAWHPTSQNRMVVVSAANRAMTDFTVFERISLAWSSTTSLMWACGRHLYECAEEVGGEGTVEKDIATKMRQRAQSRYGHDTVQVWKNHLLAGGDDPQLKSLWYTLFFMKQYTEDMEQKQQGSKQALVYSGIKNIVKSSSGTTENRRCWSGSDRQTDVPRFHSEERSLALRLCGWINRGPDINVEPFLRSLEGEGEWERAAAVALFNLDIRRAIQILNKGASAERGDLNLNVVAMALSGYTDEKSSLWREMCSSLRLQLKNPYLCVMFAFLTSEPGTYDGVLYESSVAVTDRVAFACMFLNDAQLPRYMEKLTSEMKEVGNLEGILLTGLTKDGVDLMESYVDRTGDVQTASFCMLKGSPGEVVKDPRVQCWIENYRNLLDAWRFWHKRAEFDIHRSKLDPSSKPLAQVFVSCNFCGKSISYSCSAMPHQGRGFSQYGVSGSPTKSKVTSCPGCRKPLPRCALCLMNMGTPVSNCPGTGKSDEKVDLTRENKLAQFNNWFTWCHNCRHGGHAGHILSWFRDHTECPVSACTCKCMQLDTTGNLVPSDSH
- the LOC106605261 gene encoding GATOR complex protein MIOS isoform X1 — protein: MSGSKPDILWSPHHADRYVICDSELGLYRIGPVGSGETKAGALPLSVETAATLLAINSDTPYMKCVAWYPKHEPECLLAVGQANGRVVLTSLGQSHNSKCKELMGKEFVPKHARQCNTLAWNPVDSNWLAAGLDKHRADFSVLIWDISSKFSPEASVAAEKIRLSSGDTDSGLVVTKPLYELGQNDACLSLCWLPRDQKLLLAGMHRNLAIFDLRNTSQKTFVNTKAIQGVTVDPHFPDRVASFFEGQVAIWDLRKFEKPVLTLTEQPKPLTKVAWCPTRMGLLATLTRDSNIIRLYDMQHTPTPIGDETEPTIIERSVQPSNSLIGSFAWHPTSQNRMVVVSAANRAMTDFTVFERISLAWSSTTSLMWACGRHLYECAEEVGGEGTVEKDIATKMRQRAQSRYGHDTVQVWKNHLLAGGDDPQLKSLWYTLFFMKQYTEDMEQKQQGSKQALVYSGIKNIVKSSSGTTENRRCWSGSDRQTDVPRFHSEERSLALRLCGWINRGPDINVEPFLRSLEGEGEWERAAAVALFNLDIRRAIQILNKGASAERGDLNLNVVAMALSGYTDEKSSLWREMCSSLRLQLKNPYLCVMFAFLTSEPGTYDGVLYESSVAVTDRVAFACMFLNDAQLPRYMEKLTSEMKEVGNLEGILLTGLTKDGVDLMESYVDRTGDVQTASFCMLKGSPGEVVKDPRVQCWIENYRNLLDAWRFWHKRAEFDIHRSKLDPSSKPLAQVFVSCNFCGKSISYSCSAMPHQGRGFSQYGVSGSPTKSKVTSCPGCRKPLPRCALCLMNMGTPVSNCPGTGHGTGKSDEKVDLTRENKLAQFNNWFTWCHNCRHGGHAGHILSWFRDHTECPVSACTCKCMQLDTTGNLVPSDSH